From a single Terriglobia bacterium genomic region:
- a CDS encoding response regulator, translating to MKSTLILLVEDNPDDVKLTLKAFERSRLANEVQVAWDGVEAIDFLFGTGKHAGRDLNIMPEVILLDLKMPRMDGLEVLRRIRSNERTKLLPVVVLTSSLEDKDRVESYRLGTNSYVRKPVDFHQFVEAVQQLGLYWMVLNEPA from the coding sequence ATGAAATCCACATTGATTCTGCTCGTCGAAGACAATCCCGATGATGTGAAACTGACGTTGAAGGCGTTTGAGCGCAGCCGGCTTGCCAATGAAGTGCAGGTCGCCTGGGACGGCGTTGAGGCGATCGATTTTCTGTTCGGCACCGGGAAACACGCCGGTCGGGACCTGAACATCATGCCGGAGGTGATCCTTCTCGATCTGAAGATGCCGAGAATGGACGGGCTGGAGGTTCTGAGGCGCATCCGGTCCAATGAGCGCACCAAGCTGCTGCCTGTGGTCGTCCTGACCTCCTCGCTCGAGGATAAGGATCGCGTTGAGAGCTACCGGCTCGGCACCAACAGTTATGTGCGAAAGCCGGTCGACTTCCACCAGTTCGTCGAAGCCGTACAGCAATTAGGTCTTTACTGGATGGTGCTCAATGAACCAGCCTGA
- a CDS encoding PAS domain-containing protein, whose translation MMREFAETKNFLDNILESSTKYSIIGKDLDHRILSWNQGARLNYGYTQEEIIGKDSSLLHAPEDIRSGAVDRLLAEAYEKGLAEAEFQRVRKDGSRFAASVVITRRNDASGRPIGYLLMSTDIAEKKLAEEKLRYASQYARSLIEASLDPLVTISAEGKITDVNEATIKVTGMTREQLIGTDFSNYFTEPEKAREGYLQVFEKGFVTDYPLTIRHKDGRLLDVLYNASVYRDLRGNVLGVFAAARDVTAQRQVAQYARSLIEASLDPLVTISPEGKITDVNEATIKVTGMARELLIGTDFSDYFTEPENARRGYEQVFSKGFVTDYPLTIRHKEGRLTYVLYNASVYRDARGNVLGVFAAARDVTAQMEAEAKVAEQRAREEQRARELERLAELERFQKLTVGRELKMIELKKEIAELKAEVDLLRNPKPPERTDL comes from the coding sequence ATGATGCGTGAGTTCGCGGAGACGAAGAACTTCCTCGATAACATTTTAGAGAGTTCCACCAAATACTCTATCATCGGCAAGGACCTCGACCATCGCATCCTCTCGTGGAACCAGGGTGCACGGCTGAACTACGGGTATACCCAGGAAGAGATCATCGGCAAAGACTCCAGCCTGCTGCACGCGCCCGAGGACATCCGGTCCGGGGCCGTCGACCGACTGCTGGCGGAGGCCTACGAAAAGGGGCTCGCGGAGGCCGAGTTCCAGCGGGTTCGCAAGGACGGCTCCCGTTTCGCGGCCAGCGTGGTGATCACGCGCCGCAACGACGCCTCCGGACGTCCGATCGGCTATCTGCTGATGAGCACGGACATCGCCGAGAAAAAACTGGCCGAGGAGAAGCTGCGCTACGCCTCCCAGTATGCGCGGAGTCTGATCGAGGCGAGCCTCGACCCTTTGGTCACCATTTCCGCCGAAGGAAAGATAACCGACGTCAATGAGGCCACGATCAAGGTCACCGGCATGACCCGCGAGCAACTCATCGGCACGGATTTCTCGAACTACTTCACAGAGCCGGAAAAGGCCAGAGAGGGTTACCTCCAGGTCTTTGAGAAGGGATTTGTGACCGACTATCCCCTGACCATCCGGCACAAGGACGGCCGGCTCCTGGACGTGCTCTACAACGCCTCGGTCTACCGGGATCTGAGGGGCAATGTGCTGGGCGTCTTCGCTGCGGCGCGCGACGTCACCGCCCAGCGGCAAGTGGCGCAGTATGCCCGCAGTTTGATCGAGGCCAGCCTCGACCCGCTGGTCACTATCAGTCCGGAGGGAAAAATCACCGACGTCAATGAAGCGACCATCAAGGTGACGGGCATGGCGCGCGAACTCCTCATCGGCACGGACTTCTCCGACTACTTCACCGAACCGGAAAATGCCCGCCGAGGGTATGAACAGGTCTTCTCGAAAGGATTCGTGACCGACTATCCCCTGACCATCCGCCACAAGGAGGGGCGCCTCACGTACGTGCTTTATAACGCCTCAGTCTATCGGGACGCGCGCGGCAATGTTCTCGGTGTTTTCGCGGCGGCGCGCGATGTGACCGCGCAGATGGAAGCCGAGGCGAAAGTCGCCGAGCAGAGGGCGCGCGAAGAACAACGGGCTCGCGAACTGGAGCGACTGGCGGAACTGGAACGATTCCAGAAACTGACCGTCGGGCGCGAACTCAAGATGATCGAACTGAAGAAGGAGATCGCGGAACTGAAAGCCGAGGTCGATCTCCTCCGCAACCCCAAACCGCCGGAGAGGACCGACCTATGA